TTGGTATCGTATTTGGAAAATGGTCAATGCGTGTAAGATCTTCACCAGGACCTATTTGACATCTCACTGCAATCCCATGCAGGGAATTTGTGATGACATGACCTTGGATTTCTATCTTGTGGTATATGATGACATTGGGGGCATCGCTTGCCGAAGGGTAGGAGACTCGTATGAACGATTCTCAAGTTATTCTCCTGTATTTTGGACATCAAATGCTACATTTATTGAGTCTCCATTTTCCCCAGTGGAAGTAGATTTGTATGATACTCGCATACATGTTCGACCATCTGCAGCAACAAATTACATTGATGAGGAATTCGCTCCAGCAGAAAATGAGATGGTGTCTCACATTCTTTATATCAACTCAAGTTATGATTTAGTTATACCAGACTTGGTGGGAAGTACTACAAATCCTCGGCATGTGGAGGGAAGGATTTGGCATTACAATAATGGTACATTTGGGTTTGGCTTTCTCcgggataattttattatagacATGAAATGCATTGCCCAAAATGGTTGTATTCTTGATACAAGGGAGCTCTGTATTGATTAGCTTTCTAGTTTGGGATCATTCTTGTACAGATCGGTTTTGTGGCTGATGCCATTTGTGCACTGTCTACCATATTTGTTCTGGAAAGATTAGGATCAATTCCTTTGAtaatgcataatttatcttgaTTCCTCTCTTTCCATGTGTTTGTAGTGCAAGTTTTAAGGGTTGTGAGACTGCTGGTTTGAGACCGCTGGAAAGTCGATGGAAGTAATAATGCAATAGAACGTGAGGGGCTAGTATCAATCTTGGCACCTGGGTGTATTGATTTCTGATCCTTCTCAAGTTTTAACACACCATTAACTAAACCTTGTTGCACTCTGATCTTGGAAATTTATAAGAGCACTCTGTATCGGAGAAATAACGGGTGTTTCGAAACAGAATTTACATGCATCACTGAAAATGACCAAGAAGAGAAATAACAAAGTAAGAAGAAAATCCAGAAAGCAGAGAGTAAAAAAGCTCGGGATCATCAACAAGTATTCAGAATCCATCACAACACGAGTTCATAACAGAACACCAATACTTGTCACTCTAATACGTACTGAGAATCGAATAGGTCTTGGCATCCAGCATCTTGCAACAAACCCGGGAAACAACAATTGAAGAGACACGCACTCCACAACAAACATAAAGAATCCCATCTGTACTCTAAGCATAAAACCTAAAATTAGTGCACCAATGGGGATGGCAGTAGCAAGGAGGGCAGGTAAAAAATATGGAAGGAAAGCACAGAATAACACGTAAAGCAAATCATGTCTCAGCAGCAACTTCTCTGGCATTGAGTTTCTCATTCGCTGCATCCTTCTCATGATCACCCTCAAGCTGGCTTAGATTGCCTTTTTCCTTGATGAGTTGGGTATGGTGATATTTGCAGTAGAGCCGGCCCTCATGCGCAATGTAGTTAGATGGGCTGATTACACATCCTCCATGGGAGCATTTGAAACAGCTCTTGTGATAAGGAGTGCCATTTACCGTAACcttaaaaagaaatcaaattatTTGTGACATCTCCAAAATTATGCAGGATGTTCATGAGTCATGTTTTGGTGTGACCTTCCTACAGCTTGAGAAATTTCGAAGCATAAATGCAATATGTTATAAAGCCTGGAAATTTTTACCTTCTCAGTTGGATAGACAGTATTTTTACAGCCAACGCATTTATCTCTGGTTCCACCAAACATACTCGAAACCTTATTTGCGGTAGGTTTCTGTCAAAGCAGTTCGTTAGCAACATTAGCAGTAGACATTAGAACCTCTTTATGATGATGTATAGGCGAGAAGTAGAACCTAGATTCAGGGAAATTACCTCACCATCGGCAGGTCTCTCTGGTTTTACAATTTTTGGTGTCCCTGGAACCATGAGTTGAAATGGAAGAAGTCAGCTTGAGCAACTGAGAAAAGTCGAGACATACTGGAAGCAGGAGTAGctgaaatttatttgttacCTTCAAAGCTTTTTTCAAGACTGCCAGTTCTTTTGAAGAGCTGGTCAAAGTGTGGCCTGCAGTATAGTACTCCTTCAAAGGAATTGTAATTGCCGAGCTGCAAGTGAATCCATAAATCAATAGCTTGTCAAAGTTCTAATGTGCAAGGCATGCAATAAAATACATTTGCTATGATTCGGGTAATTGGTTTAATATAGAGACGTTCCAGACCAACAAAAGCAAGTTCATGGTGGGAGCCTGGGATGTGGTTCGTTTCATGAGCCACAAATAAATCTAATATGGTCTGCTAGAGCCACTAGAGCCATCGGATCTATCATAGAAGTTGGAAGATCAAGTTGTCATCAGCACAACTCTTGGATCCTTGCAAATCTTTGAGGTAAATGGAAATGGCAATAGCTGGAAGGAAATAATTTTGTTTAGAGACTTGAAATTGTGGAAGCAGGAATAATGAGTTAATTAACTCATTCACAAGCAATAACTTGTTCTTCAGCTTGATTTCCATAGAAACAAGTCAATTCGGATCTATCCAAGTTTCATAAGCTCTTCGcggaaaatgaaggaaaaataactTAGAGAAGACCAGATCGAGATGCAGAGTTTCAGTTAAAGCATCATAAGGAccaaagtatttaaatataaatttgtaaACGGCTTTCATGCTAGCTTCCTGAGCTCATGTCCTGTCGGAATTACtcaatcaacaacaaatatgtATTGAGCAAGCAATAGATCAGTGACATGGACGTTGAATAAAGCAATAATATGCATAAAAACTCGTCTTTTGTTAAGAGACATGAAGGTCCCAAATATGAAATATACGTGTACCTTGAGAGTTCCTTTGCAGTGATGGCATCGGAAGCAGGCTTTGTGGTAGATTCGGTTGTCAGCAGTTAACTTATCAACCAGATAGACGGTCTTGTCACAGGCCATGCACTTCTGGGTTGTTCCTGCAAATGCCATGCTTTCCAACTCCCTGTACTAGCCAAAGTGCAGCCGGAATTGGGctctctttaatttcttgctcTCTTAGAGAGTTTTGGAGTTTCTGGTCAAGAGGGAATAAGTTAATAACGGACAACAACGGGTGGGGGTGGATAAGAAGAGGAGAGGATAGAGAAACGTGAGTTGCAGGGCATTGCGGAGACCATAAAAAGCAGGCTTTTTTAGACGATTAAAGTTAGTGGCACTTTGGCAATCATTTTTGTCCAAATTTAAAGCACCTAACTACCCTTACCTCGCAgatatttttctccttttcctgTCCTCTAAATGTTgcaaataataaagaaaacaaatagtTCGATTATCTTGTTGGATTTATCGAAAAATCTTTAATCCTGTCCAGTATCTTTAAGACCTCATTTTCTAACAATCAAGTCTTGGATCTAGggtgaaatttgaaaatgggaGGGAGTTTGTCGTTAGTAAGTGCAAAATATGCTAgatataaatctcaaatagataagtttcatataaattttttgtaaaaaaaagtagattccactaataaaaaataatttttttttaaaatttttttaaggtaaagtccacttttttataaggGCTTGcatatacaaatcatttctctatgaGAGGAGAGTATCGTCACAAATATCtcaaaagagtaattctactcgTCATCTTaattctcatcatcccatgatgcgGCATTTGAtgattgaagattatttattacaatatgtgatatattgatcaaaatatcacatatttttaaattaaataaatactattcattatgatta
This genomic interval from Juglans microcarpa x Juglans regia isolate MS1-56 chromosome 4D, Jm3101_v1.0, whole genome shotgun sequence contains the following:
- the LOC121259723 gene encoding LIM domain-containing protein WLIM1 — protein: MAFAGTTQKCMACDKTVYLVDKLTADNRIYHKACFRCHHCKGTLKLGNYNSFEGVLYCRPHFDQLFKRTGSLEKSFEGTPKIVKPERPADGEKPTANKVSSMFGGTRDKCVGCKNTVYPTEKVTVNGTPYHKSCFKCSHGGCVISPSNYIAHEGRLYCKYHHTQLIKEKGNLSQLEGDHEKDAANEKLNAREVAAET